A section of the Arcobacter roscoffensis genome encodes:
- a CDS encoding molybdopterin oxidoreductase family protein: MIKSVCGYCGVGCGLEFDESKLLGDVAYPVNEGKVCSKGVSELVSIQTPTRLLRPMMRDTIDSEFKISSWEKSIQNIVSKIKQSKKDKVGFYLSGQLLTEDYYIANKLGKGFLKTNNVDTNSRTCMSSAVVAYKKSLGADFVPLRMKDINKANLLILAGANTAEAHVVFHNKIKKAKKQGLQVVVIDPRYTDTAKIADIHLAVKPGSDIDLFNLISKRIIDECLVDEEFINSHVNNYDLLVNKFKRVPVTKMLKRTGLTKEEFEKFWLLYKNSPNIITAWTMGLNQSVQGVDKNLALINTHLLTGKIFKEGNGPLSLTGQPNAMGGREVGGLSTMLAVHLGFDEESIKKVEEFWGVKGISNKPGLTATQMLEANLEVLIVCHTDPIYHLPNRNKMEELIKEIPLVIEINAYENSETSKFAHIKLPAAPWGEKEGTQTNLDRTITKQEKLTRTSIDCKADWEIFQLIAQGLGFKKDFNFSHPKEIFEEYQEMTKLNSYMDIYEANYDELNSEPFIWGEKIVENKEFLTKNKKANLFFVENKLLSEKASLEYPFILLTGRTRDQWHSGTKTNLPRTLLKFKELNFCEINSEDANSLDIKNGDEIIVKSKRGELISYAQVVETIKKGTIFIPVSNRDMNYLTNDIYDKESLEPDYNHSAVKIEKRI, from the coding sequence ATGATTAAATCAGTTTGTGGTTATTGTGGTGTTGGATGTGGACTAGAATTCGATGAAAGCAAGCTTCTTGGAGATGTGGCTTATCCTGTAAATGAAGGAAAGGTTTGCTCTAAAGGGGTTAGTGAATTAGTAAGTATTCAAACACCAACTAGATTATTGAGACCAATGATGAGGGATACAATAGATAGTGAGTTTAAAATATCATCTTGGGAAAAAAGTATACAAAATATTGTATCAAAAATTAAGCAGTCTAAAAAAGATAAAGTAGGTTTCTATTTATCTGGTCAGTTATTAACAGAAGATTATTATATTGCAAATAAATTAGGAAAAGGTTTTTTAAAAACTAATAATGTAGATACAAATAGTAGAACATGTATGTCAAGTGCTGTAGTTGCTTATAAAAAGTCATTAGGTGCAGACTTTGTACCTCTTAGAATGAAAGATATAAATAAAGCAAATCTGTTGATTTTAGCAGGAGCAAATACAGCAGAAGCACATGTTGTTTTTCATAATAAAATTAAAAAAGCAAAAAAGCAAGGTCTACAAGTAGTTGTAATTGATCCTCGATATACAGATACAGCAAAAATTGCTGATATTCATTTAGCTGTGAAACCTGGAAGTGATATTGACCTTTTTAATTTGATTTCTAAAAGAATTATTGATGAATGTTTAGTTGATGAAGAGTTTATAAACTCTCATGTAAATAATTATGATTTATTAGTAAATAAGTTTAAAAGAGTTCCTGTAACAAAGATGTTAAAAAGAACAGGATTAACAAAAGAAGAGTTTGAAAAGTTTTGGCTTTTATATAAAAACAGTCCAAATATAATAACTGCTTGGACAATGGGACTTAATCAATCTGTTCAAGGTGTTGATAAAAATCTTGCTTTAATTAATACTCATCTTTTAACAGGAAAAATTTTCAAAGAAGGAAATGGTCCTTTATCTTTAACAGGTCAACCTAATGCAATGGGTGGTAGAGAGGTTGGAGGACTTTCAACAATGCTTGCTGTTCATTTAGGTTTTGATGAAGAATCAATCAAAAAAGTTGAAGAGTTTTGGGGTGTAAAAGGTATTAGCAATAAACCTGGACTAACTGCAACACAAATGCTTGAAGCTAATCTTGAAGTATTAATTGTTTGTCATACTGATCCAATTTATCATCTTCCAAATAGAAATAAAATGGAAGAGCTTATAAAGGAAATCCCTTTAGTAATAGAGATAAATGCTTATGAAAACTCTGAAACTTCAAAATTTGCACATATAAAACTTCCAGCAGCTCCTTGGGGAGAAAAAGAAGGTACTCAAACTAATCTAGATAGAACAATAACTAAACAAGAAAAACTAACAAGGACTTCTATTGATTGTAAAGCAGATTGGGAAATATTTCAACTTATAGCTCAAGGTTTAGGCTTTAAAAAAGACTTCAACTTTTCTCATCCAAAGGAAATATTTGAAGAGTATCAAGAAATGACAAAACTAAACTCTTATATGGATATTTATGAGGCTAATTATGATGAATTAAATAGTGAGCCTTTTATTTGGGGTGAGAAAATAGTTGAAAATAAAGAGTTTTTGACAAAGAATAAAAAAGCAAATTTATTTTTTGTAGAAAACAAACTTTTAAGTGAAAAAGCATCTTTAGAATATCCATTTATTCTACTTACAGGAAGAACAAGAGACCAATGGCATAGTGGAACAAAAACAAATCTTCCAAGAACTCTTTTAAAATTTAAAGAATTGAATTTTTGTGAAATAAATAGTGAAGATGCAAATAGTTTAGATATTAAAAATGGTGATGAAATTATAGTTAAATCAAAAAGAGGTGAATTGATATCTTATGCTCAAGTTGTTGAGACTATAAAAAAAGGAACGATTTTTATTCCTGTTAGTAATAGAGATATGAATTATCTAACAAATGACATATATGATAAAGAATCATTAGAACCTGACTATAACCATAGTGCAGTAAAAATTGAGAAAAGGATATAA